A genome region from Cydia pomonella isolate Wapato2018A chromosome 21, ilCydPomo1, whole genome shotgun sequence includes the following:
- the LOC133529738 gene encoding general odorant-binding protein 2-like has product MVIVFKMALYWIVLALVLAAGEMEATSEQSILTSRIAAIIGKDFESCRDEAQLTPEIMQEWAQIWDYDYELQREVGCAIFCVARQASLLLDNNLVDEDKLLDVVKTFIIDEDFAHKTVDLYMNCEKKYKDIEDNCSRVTKTFGCYRADVKEAGFAPYVGLIQDAMKEI; this is encoded by the exons ATGGTCATTGTCTTCAAAATGGCGCTGTACTGGATAGTTCTGGCTCTGGTCCTGGCTGCTGGGGAGATGGAGGCGACATCAGAACAGTCCATACTCACCAGCCGTATTGCGGCAATTATTGGGAAGGATTTTGAGAGTTGTCGGGACGAG GCTCAATTAACCCCCGAGATCATGCAAGAATGGGCCCAAATCTGGGATTATGACTACGAGCTACAGAGAGAGGTGGGCTGCGCCATCTTCTGTGTGGCCAGGCAGGCCTCCTTACTGCTAGATAATAATCTCGTGGATGAGGACAAGTTGTTAGACGTCGTGAAGACTTTTATTATTG ATGAGGATTTTGCACACAAAACAGTAGATCTGTACATGAACTGCGAGAAAAAGTACAAAGACATTGAAGACAACTGCAGCCGCGTCACCAAGACTTTCGGCTGCTACAGGGCCGACGTCAAGGAGGCTGGCTTCGCGCCCTACGTCGGCTTGATCCAAGATGCCATGAAGGAGATTTAA